The Etheostoma cragini isolate CJK2018 chromosome 5, CSU_Ecrag_1.0, whole genome shotgun sequence genome contains a region encoding:
- the LOC117945557 gene encoding acyl-CoA dehydrogenase family member 11-like: MSMCSALLPRRSRVWRGVSPALKHIRSASVAEPGTRRSNEEQLWEAAGHLPFSRAKIGSFFQERPVLKNPFLEDALLRGYLRRHLPQEAAFSDLCAFGERVANEVDGWGRECEVTPPRLVHFDPWGRRVDHIVTSPAWKRMKDLSAQEGLVAIGYERSFGEWSRVYQMSKMYIFSPSSGLYTCPLAMTDGAAKVIQSIGVSWPVDEAFDRLTTRRPERFWTSGQWMTERQGGSDVAGGTETVAVPQTDGSYKLHGFKWFTSATDADMTLTLARAQDTTGATTPGSRGLSLFYGEVSRDEDGRLKGIEVQRLKDKLGTRQMPTAELLLDGLPAHKLSEEGRGVASIANMLTITRIHNSTSAAAAMRRVVQLARDYATRRTAFGKLLKDHPLHMQTLARMEVETRGAFLLVMDVCRLLGREESGMATQLDEHLLRLLTPVAKLYTGKQAVAVVSEGLESFGGQGYIEDTGLPGLLRDAQVLSIWEGTTNVLSLDVLRSVARSSGMVLHAYFTHAKSLLAGASNVSSLSPAVKAVDGALSELEDFVQTAATRAPGYLELAARDLAYSLARIYTGALLIDHACWKGASSSDTYAALRWCERDLCPVVTKQARGCYDLSTAALDAALVYERPIRG; this comes from the exons ATGTCAATGTGCTCAGCCCTACTGCCCCGCCGCTCCAGGGTGTGGCGTGGTGTTTCTCCAGCGCTCAAACACATCAGATCCGCCAGTGTAGCTGAGCCGGGCACAAGAAGATCTAATGAGGAACAACTCTGGGAGGCAGCAGGACACCTGCCGTTCTCCAGAGCCAAGATAGGATCTTTCTTTCAGGAAAGGCCAGTGCTGAAGAACCCATTTCTAGAGGATGCCTTGCTCAGAGGATACCTGAGAAGACACCTGCCCCAGGAG GCAGCTTTCTCAGACTTGTGTGCATTTGGAGAGCGTGTTGCAAATGAAGTGGACGGCTGGGGAAGAGAGTGTGAGGTTACTCCTCCACGTTTGGTGCACTTTGACCCCTGGGGCCGCAGAGTGGACCACATCGTGACCTCCCCGGCTTGGAAACGCATGAAAGACCTGTCTGCACAGGAAGGACTGGTTGCCATTGGTTATGAGAGGTCATTTGGGGAGTGGAG tcGTGTGTACCAAATGAGCAAGATGTAcatcttctctccctcctctggtCTCTACACCTGTCCTCTGGCCATGACTGATGGGGCCGCTAAAGTCATCCAG TCCATAGGTGTTTCATGGCCGGTGGATGAAGCTTTCGATCGTTTGACCACCCGTCGGCCAGAACGTTTCTGGACGTCCGGACAGTGGATGACGGAAAGACAGGGAGGATCTGACGTGG CCGGTGGCACAGAGACGGTGGCTGTTCCCCAGACAGATGGTTCATACAAACTACACGGCTTCAAGTGGTTCACCTCTGCTACGGACGCAGACATGACTCTCACGCTGGCCAGAGCGCAGGACACAACAGGAGCAACCACACCG GGCAGCAGGGGTTTGTCTCTGTTCTACGGAGAGGTGAGTAGAGATGAGGATGGACGACTGAAAGGTATAGAGGTTCAGAGACTGAAGGACAAGCTGGGCACAAGACAGATGCCGACTGCTGAGCTACTGCTGGACGGCCTGCCGGCACACAAG CTATCagaggaagggagaggtgtGGCCTCCATTGCTAACATGCTGACCATAACCCGGATCCACAACAGCACGTCTGCAGCAGCCGCGATGAGAAG GGTGGTCCAGTTAGCTCGTGACTACGCCACTCGCCGAACTGCCTTTGGAAAGCTTCTTAAAGACCACCCGCTGCACATGCAGACTCTCGCTAGGATGGAG GTGGAGACTCGTGGGGCGTTCCTTCTGGTGATGGATGTGTGTCGTCTGCTGGGCCGAGAGGAAAGCGGCATGGCAACGCAGCTTGATGAACATCTGCTGCGCCTGCTCACTCCTGTGGCCAAACTGTACACTGGGAAGCAG GCGGTGGCTGTGGTGTCAGAGGGTTTGGAAAGCTTCGGTGGCCAGGGCTACATTGAGGATACCGGGTTGCCTGGTCTACTTCGCGATGCACAG gtGTTGAGTATATGGGAAGGGACCACAAATGTTCTGTCTCTGGACGTGCTGCGCTCTGTGGCTCGTAGCTCAGGAATGGTTCTTCATGCTTACTTCACCCATGCCAAG tcCCTGCTTGCAGGTGCATCAAATGTGTCTTCATTGTCCCCGGCGGTGAAAGCAGTAGATGGTGCTCTCTCTGAGCTGGAGGACTTTGTTCAGACAGCAGCTACAAGAGCACCCGGCTACCTGGAACTAGCAGCCAGAGACCTGGCATACAGCCTGGCTCGCATCTACACGG GTGCTCTACTCATTGACCATGCATGTTGGAAAGGAGCCTCTTCATCTGACACCTATGCGGCTCTCAG gtgGTGTGAAAGAGACTTGTGTCCTGTGGTAACTAAACAGGCGAGAGGCTGCTACGATCTCAGCACTGCAGCACTCGATGCTGCGCTGGTGTATGAGCGGCCCATCCGAGGCTGA